Part of the Fusarium verticillioides 7600 chromosome 10, whole genome shotgun sequence genome is shown below.
CCTCCAACGAATTATAAGAAGGCTCCTCCAGCACATCAACAAATATACTGCGCTTAGAATACTTCCAAAACGAATCACTCGACGCCTGATCAAGACGCGAGTCAAACGAATACGGCAGCGTGACCCCAAACAGCGCATAGTACAGCAGCGCAGGCTCATCCATGGAGCCCATGTCGGCACAGACACGCTGGACATCTAGAAAGGGAAACCATGGCTGGATGTGACGAAAGTAAAGAGAGGCGAGGGAAACGACGAGGTCGGTTGGGGGTCTGCGCTCAGTGACTCTGCGGGTGCGCTCAAAGGTAGGTGATGCCTCATCACCGACGGGCATTGAAGGGATTGGTGGGTCATTGGGTGATTTGGTCTCGACTTCGATTGTGTCTTGTGGAGGTGCGAGATCAGTTGATGTGCTCGTTCGCGGCGTGCTCCGAATGGCGCGTAGCTCGGACTCTAGCTTCTCTGGCATCAACAGTCAGCCCACAGTCACTTTACCTCACAGGACAATAAGTTAGAGTAAAGAGTGAGTCGAGACTTACCGATCTTGTCCTCTAGCATCTGGCGATGTCCAGCTGGAAACCCGGGCTTCCGCCTCCCCCCATACTCACACTCGACCTTTGCCTTCTCACAGCGCTGACACGTCGGTATTCGGCGGTCGCACTTTGCCTTGCGCTGCTTGCACCTCTCGCATCTGCATGCTAGTTAGCATTCTCCACATTTCCTATTTCCGGGGAACCTGATTTAAAAGAAAAGATAAACGTACGAGGCCATGGCTGGTTTCGGTCTATGTTTCGCCGTCAAAAGTTACATATTACGTGCAGAAACTTCGGGGCATGTTGGCCCTTAAATGCCGGCCCAGTCTTCCCACGTGATGGTACAGAACCCCCCTTGAGCCTTTCTGCTAGCGTACCCCAGATTTTCCCCAATGAACCCCGTGGGAATgggccgaggaggagggggaggcTGGTTTTCGGTCGAAGTGGTCCCGAGTACAGAGCGAGGCGAGCGAGAAGGATGTATATAGCCATGGGCTGAGCCAGTGTCAGACTCTTATTCTGATCCAAGTCgtccagtcttggtcttggcaaCATTTTACTGTCTATCTTGCTACGTCTTGTTTGCgcaatggcttcagcaaCCACCACCATGGCTCTCCCGCCATCGCCTGTTGATACCAAGCGTTGGTGGAAGTCGCCCAATCTGCGCACCCTCAactttctcatgatgatcccACTTCTGTCGATCTTTTCCCAGGGGTTCGTTCCAATCCCCCATATCTTACTTATATAAGCTAATGTGATATCTAGTTTCGATGGAAGCATGATGAACGGTCTGCAGTCCGTCTCCCACTGGCAGACTTATTTCGGTACTCCAACAGGCGCTATGctcggcttcttcaacgccgCTTATCCCCTCGGCGGTATCCTGGGCACgtttctcatctctcccGCAGCCGATACATTTGGACGACGATGGGGTCTAGCTACTGGCGCTGCACTCTGCTGTATTGGTGCAGCTATCCAGGGCGCTGCCATGAATATCGCCATGTTTATCATCTCACGAGTCATCATCGGTGCAGGTAGCGTTGTCGTCGCTGGCGTTGGTGCTCCTTATATCACTGAGATTGCGCACCCTGCTCAGCGAAGTACAGCTACGGCTCTGTTCCTCACCTTCTACTCTGTTGGATCCATTATTGCTGGCTGGTGCACTTTTGGCACTTTCCGCATCGACAGCACTGCATCTTGGCGTATTCCTTCCGCCCTGCAAGGccttccatccatcatccagCTTCTATTTGTCTGGTTTGTCCCAGAATCGCCCCGATGGCTCGTCAGCAAGggtcgtgatgatgaggctcttcagATGCTTGCCAAGTACCACGGCGAGGGCGACTCATCTGACCCTGTCGTTCAGTTCGAGTACAACGAGATTCTTGAGACGCTGAGTGCAGAGGCATCTGAGCATAACAACATAGTTGTCTTCCTCAAGGACTTGAGAAGCACTCCTGGTAACCGCAGACGCGTGTTTATCATGGTCTGGGCAGCTATCTGCTCACAGATGTCTGGCAACGCCTTTGTGTCCTACTACCTCTCGCCCATTCTGCACTCTGTTGGACTCAACTCGGATCTTCAGCAGACTCTCATCAACGCTACCAACCAGATGCTCTCTTGGTTCAGTGCCATTTACTTCGCCACGTTACCTGCCAAGGTTGGTCGtcgcaagctcttcctctggTCTCTTGCGGCAATTTGGGTCATCGACATTTGCATCACTGCAGGAAGTGCCGTATTCGCCAAGGATAACACCAACAAAGCCGCCGCGTACACAGTCGTTGCGTTCCTCTACCTCTTCTCTCCCGCCTACAACCTCGGTTTCAATGGTAACCTTGGTCTTTACATCCCCGAGATTCTTCCTTATCGCATGCGAACCAAGGGACTGTCATTCTTCTACTTCGTCCAATTCTGCTTCATGATGCTTTCGACTTTTGTTGTGCCTATCGGTCTCGGAGATATCACCTGGAAGTTCTATATCATCTTCGTTGGATGGGTCatggttgagtttgttggaGTCTACCTTGTCTTCCCGGAGACCAAGGGACCTTCATTGGAGGAGATTGCATGGATCTTCGATGGCCCTAATAGTGGAGTTGATATGCATTCTGCTCGAGCTGAAGGGAAACACTCGACCATTGTTGAGCATACGGATGGCAAGGAATCTGTTTAGGTGTTCTCTATTGCAACTAAGGATGTCTTCTTGGTGAGTAGCAGAATGAAGGCGTATAGCCACGTCAcgaatgttgatgaggaatcGGGGGGGCTTTGACTGGATAATGAAGTGGATGCACCAGGTAGTATAGGAAAACAAGAGATTATAATTGACTCTCGCGTTCTGATGTAAGATTCTTGTACTTGAGTGCGGAAAGAATTGACACTTGTCATGccaatgttgaaggagaattCTAATAAACAAGGTTGAAAAAGTCGCCCTCTTTTGGCACTGGCGTCTGGACTAAATACTTGTGGATCTCACTAGTGGATCGACAGGATCCACAACGTCGTTCCTAAACGATTAACGAGAAAACTCGTTTaagagcctcaaggagatgaagtGGATAATCATTCACCCTGTACCAATAATGGGATATACTAGCAAATCATAACTATCAATTATACAGAGCTGTATCTGTAGATAAAAATTCGATAAAGATTGGAGCATAAAAGAGTttaagatatatatattaaaCCCCAAGTGTTGATTAGCTGTGTTTACCC
Proteins encoded:
- a CDS encoding hypothetical protein (At least one base has a quality score < 10), producing the protein MALPPSPVDTKRWWKSPNLRTLNFLMMIPLLSIFSQGFDGSMMNGLQSVSHWQTYFGTPTGAMLGFFNAAYPLGGILGTFLISPAADTFGRRWGLATGAALCCIGAAIQGAAMNIAMFIISRVIIGAGSVVVAGVGAPYITEIAHPAQRSTATALFLTFYSVGSIIAGWCTFGTFRIDSTASWRIPSALQGLPSIIQLLFVWFVPESPRWLVSKGRDDEALQMLAKYHGEGDSSDPVVQFEYNEILETLSAEASEHNNIVVFLKDLRSTPGNRRRVFIMVWAAICSQMSGNAFVSYYLSPILHSVGLNSDLQQTLINATNQMLSWFSAIYFATLPAKVGRRKLFLWSLAAIWVIDICITAGSAVFAKDNTNKAAAYTVVAFLYLFSPAYNLGFNGNLGLYIPEILPYRMRTKGLSFFYFVQFCFMMLSTFVVPIGLGDITWKFYIIFVGWVMVEFVGVYLVFPETKGPSLEEIAWIFDGPNSGVDMHSARAEGKHSTIVEHTDGKESV